In the genome of Desulfovibrio desulfuricans, one region contains:
- a CDS encoding universal stress protein, translating into MYKTILIPVSDKNGLGRAKAALAHARNFSGAEIVLLHVFEPLPQIVGGAAHAELLAEQKAKGQTLLNTVVAESQLPGEHVRCRVDEGTTAETIIRVAHEEDADLIVMFTDGRDGLQDLLLGSVTERVLRNTDTTLLVIRR; encoded by the coding sequence ATGTACAAAACCATACTTATCCCCGTAAGCGACAAAAACGGCCTTGGCCGCGCAAAAGCCGCGCTTGCCCATGCCCGCAACTTTTCGGGCGCGGAGATTGTGCTGCTGCACGTTTTTGAGCCCCTGCCGCAGATCGTAGGGGGCGCAGCCCACGCGGAGCTGCTCGCGGAGCAGAAAGCCAAGGGACAAACCCTGCTCAATACGGTTGTTGCCGAATCCCAGCTGCCCGGCGAGCATGTACGCTGCCGGGTTGACGAGGGCACCACGGCCGAAACGATCATCCGCGTCGCGCATGAGGAAGACGCCGACCTGATCGTCATGTTCACCGACGGACGCGACGGCCTGCAGGACCTGCTCCTCGGATCCGTGACCGAACGCGTGCTGCGCAATACCGACACGACCCTGCTGGTTATACGCCGCTGA
- a CDS encoding DegT/DnrJ/EryC1/StrS family aminotransferase, giving the protein MDLKVNFSGRAIRYTEEEIAVVVEAMRNADPLTQGVHMREFESKFAAYQGVAQGSCFVTMNGVSALELSAQLCRFKPGDEVVMPSHTFTASAYPYIKKGATLAWADVDLLTRVVTAESIKKAITPRTKAVVVVHLYGYVADMPAIAALCKERGLILIEDAAQSIGSELDGKKAGSFGDMAVFSFHSHKNLTTLGEGGMLYVRDPKLAALVPTLRHNGHCGYDFERPDYWKPAMGNVDLPMLDNDVLQPNNYCLGEVECALGAKLLERIDSINDEKRARALRFIDALADFPELEFHREDSRRHNYHLLVARMTTGVEKRDRFMRAMFNDKGVKCVVQYIPLDRYDYYRRLGMGKADCPNADAFFDAMISFPFQHWMSEEEFAYMLASTREVLASLR; this is encoded by the coding sequence ATGGACCTTAAAGTAAATTTCAGCGGCCGCGCCATCCGCTACACGGAAGAAGAAATCGCCGTGGTCGTCGAGGCCATGCGCAATGCCGACCCGCTCACCCAGGGCGTGCATATGCGCGAATTTGAAAGCAAGTTTGCCGCCTATCAGGGCGTGGCCCAGGGCAGCTGCTTTGTGACCATGAACGGTGTTTCGGCGCTGGAGCTTTCGGCCCAGCTCTGCCGCTTCAAGCCCGGCGACGAAGTGGTCATGCCCTCGCACACCTTTACGGCTTCGGCATACCCTTACATCAAAAAAGGCGCCACGCTGGCCTGGGCGGACGTTGACCTGCTCACCCGCGTAGTGACGGCCGAAAGCATCAAAAAAGCCATTACGCCCCGCACCAAGGCCGTTGTGGTGGTGCACCTGTACGGCTACGTGGCCGACATGCCCGCCATCGCGGCCCTGTGCAAGGAGCGCGGGCTGATTCTCATTGAAGACGCGGCCCAGTCCATCGGCTCCGAGCTTGACGGCAAAAAGGCCGGCAGCTTTGGCGACATGGCCGTGTTTTCGTTCCATTCGCACAAAAACCTCACGACGCTTGGCGAGGGCGGCATGCTCTACGTGCGCGATCCCAAGCTGGCGGCGCTGGTGCCCACACTGCGCCACAACGGGCACTGCGGTTATGACTTTGAGCGGCCCGACTACTGGAAGCCCGCCATGGGCAACGTGGATCTGCCCATGCTGGACAATGACGTGCTGCAGCCCAACAACTACTGCCTGGGCGAAGTGGAATGCGCCCTCGGCGCGAAGCTGCTTGAGCGCATCGACAGCATCAACGACGAAAAACGCGCCCGCGCCCTGCGCTTTATCGACGCGCTGGCCGATTTTCCCGAGCTGGAATTCCACCGGGAGGATTCGCGCCGTCACAACTATCACCTGCTGGTCGCGCGCATGACCACGGGTGTTGAAAAGCGCGACCGGTTTATGCGGGCCATGTTTAACGACAAGGGCGTAAAGTGCGTGGTGCAGTACATACCGCTGGACCGCTACGACTATTATCGCCGTCTTGGCATGGGCAAGGCCGACTGCCCCAATGCCGACGCCTTTTTTGACGCCATGATTTCCTTCCCCTTCCAGCACTGGATGAGCGAGGAGGAGTTTGCCTACATGCTGGCCTCCACCCGCGAGGTTCTGGCCAGCCTGCGCTAA
- a CDS encoding cytidylyltransferase domain-containing protein, which translates to MRNNGKVIAIIQARLGSTRLPMKSLLCLRDVPVIDWVTRRLAQAAKLDGIMVAVPDTPLDRVLLEHLQRRGVPCVAGSEDDVLARFCLAARTADAGRVVRVCADNPLIWAGAIDRLVDFYNQGNWDYAYNHIPRNNLWPDGLGAEILSRDLLEELDAKATQTSQREHCLNYIWDNAASFKIGTFDPAEDWLRRPDLKLDMDRADDFCRLALKPIHPDMDASDIVRVFG; encoded by the coding sequence ATGCGCAACAACGGCAAGGTCATAGCCATTATTCAGGCCCGCCTCGGCTCCACGCGGCTTCCCATGAAATCGCTGCTTTGTCTGCGCGACGTGCCGGTTATCGACTGGGTTACGCGCCGCCTGGCGCAGGCGGCAAAGCTTGACGGCATCATGGTTGCCGTGCCCGATACGCCGCTTGACCGCGTGCTGCTCGAACATCTGCAAAGACGCGGCGTGCCCTGCGTGGCAGGGTCGGAAGACGACGTGCTGGCCCGGTTTTGTCTGGCGGCCCGCACGGCGGACGCAGGGCGCGTGGTGCGCGTCTGCGCGGACAATCCGCTTATCTGGGCCGGGGCCATTGACCGCCTGGTGGATTTTTACAACCAGGGCAACTGGGACTACGCCTACAACCATATCCCGCGCAACAACCTTTGGCCCGATGGCCTGGGAGCCGAGATTCTCTCGCGCGACCTGCTGGAAGAGCTGGACGCCAAGGCCACACAGACTTCGCAGCGCGAGCACTGCCTCAACTACATCTGGGACAACGCCGCCAGTTTCAAAATTGGCACCTTTGACCCAGCAGAAGACTGGCTGCGCCGCCCAGACCTCAAGCTGGATATGGACAGGGCTGACGACTTTTGCCGTCTGGCTCTCAAGCCCATCCATCCCGACATGGACGCAAGCGACATAGTGCGCGTATTTGGCTAA
- the eno gene encoding phosphopyruvate hydratase: MSSIASVYGREILDSRGNPTVEVEVTLESGHSARAAVPSGASTGSREALEMRDGDKSRFGGKGVTKAVENVNGEIAEAIVDMDVLRQVQIDNTLIDLDGTDNKSRLGANAMLGVSMACARVASEFLGLPLYKYLGGINAKVLPVPMMNIINGGAHAPNNLDIQEFMIMPVGAMTFRDSLRIGAEIFHMLQAILKKDGHVTSVGDEGGFAPNLKNHDEAFGYIIKAIEEAGYNPGAEVALAIDAAASEFYKDGKYVLGGEGKSFNNAEMSDWLAEFTQKYPLISIEDGMAESDWDGWGMLTAALGDHVQLVGDDVFVTNPGILAEGIDQGVANSILIKLNQIGTVTETLDTIEMAKEASYSTVVSHRSGETEDSFIADLAVGVNAGQIKTGSLCRSERMAKYNQLLRIEEELGDDADFFGPIMAEYYLQLDEED; this comes from the coding sequence ATGAGCAGCATTGCTTCTGTTTATGGCCGTGAGATTCTCGATTCGCGCGGCAACCCCACCGTTGAAGTGGAAGTGACGCTGGAATCCGGTCACAGCGCCCGTGCGGCGGTGCCTTCGGGAGCCTCCACGGGCAGCCGCGAAGCCCTGGAAATGCGTGATGGCGACAAAAGCCGTTTTGGCGGCAAGGGCGTGACCAAGGCCGTTGAAAACGTCAACGGCGAGATCGCCGAGGCCATTGTGGACATGGATGTGCTGCGTCAGGTGCAGATCGACAACACCCTTATCGATCTGGATGGCACGGACAACAAGTCCCGCCTTGGCGCCAACGCCATGCTGGGCGTTTCCATGGCCTGCGCGCGCGTGGCTTCCGAATTTCTGGGCCTGCCGCTGTACAAGTATCTTGGCGGCATCAACGCCAAGGTGCTGCCCGTGCCCATGATGAACATCATCAACGGCGGCGCGCACGCCCCCAACAACCTCGACATCCAGGAATTCATGATCATGCCCGTGGGGGCCATGACCTTCCGCGATTCGCTGCGCATCGGCGCGGAAATTTTCCATATGCTCCAGGCCATCCTCAAAAAGGACGGCCACGTGACCAGCGTGGGCGACGAGGGCGGTTTTGCCCCCAACCTCAAAAACCACGACGAAGCCTTTGGCTACATCATCAAGGCCATTGAAGAAGCGGGCTACAACCCCGGCGCGGAAGTGGCCCTGGCCATCGACGCCGCCGCCAGCGAATTTTACAAGGACGGCAAGTACGTTCTGGGCGGCGAAGGCAAGAGCTTTAACAATGCCGAGATGAGCGACTGGCTGGCCGAATTTACCCAGAAGTACCCCCTTATCTCCATCGAAGACGGCATGGCCGAAAGCGACTGGGACGGTTGGGGCATGCTTACCGCCGCTCTGGGCGATCACGTGCAGCTGGTGGGCGACGACGTATTTGTGACCAACCCCGGCATTCTGGCCGAGGGCATTGATCAGGGCGTGGCCAACTCCATCCTCATCAAGCTCAACCAGATCGGCACTGTCACGGAGACCCTGGACACCATCGAAATGGCCAAGGAAGCCTCGTACAGCACCGTTGTTTCGCACCGCTCGGGCGAAACGGAAGACAGCTTTATCGCCGATCTGGCTGTAGGCGTTAACGCCGGGCAGATCAAGACCGGCTCGCTCTGCCGTTCCGAACGCATGGCCAAGTACAACCAGCTGCTGCGCATTGAAGAAGAACTGGGCGACGACGCGGATTTCTTTGGCCCGATCATGGCCGAATATTATCTGCAGCTTGACGAAGAAGACTAA
- a CDS encoding DUF805 domain-containing protein — protein sequence MEFREAVKVCLTRNYCRFKGRASRSEFWWFCLFSTILSILVAVLGALAPALASIVSAGQGLWLLLPTVGVTTRRLHDRDFSGWWQALPLLLVLPGIAGAALDATWLLACSAAAAGLVSLALMVLYALKGTCGPNRFGPDPLDGTAV from the coding sequence ATGGAATTCAGAGAGGCCGTAAAAGTCTGCCTGACCCGTAACTACTGCCGGTTTAAAGGGCGGGCCAGCCGGTCTGAATTCTGGTGGTTCTGTCTTTTTTCCACTATCCTGAGTATTCTTGTGGCCGTGCTGGGGGCGCTTGCCCCGGCGCTGGCCTCCATAGTCAGTGCCGGGCAGGGGCTGTGGCTCCTGTTGCCGACGGTGGGGGTGACAACGCGCAGGTTGCACGACCGCGATTTTTCCGGCTGGTGGCAGGCCCTGCCGCTGTTGCTGGTGCTGCCGGGCATCGCGGGGGCGGCGCTTGACGCCACCTGGCTGTTGGCGTGCTCCGCCGCCGCAGCGGGCCTTGTCAGCCTGGCGCTGATGGTGCTGTACGCGCTCAAGGGCACGTGCGGCCCCAACCGTTTCGGCCCTGATCCTCTTGACGGAACTGCGGTCTGA
- a CDS encoding cytidine 5'-phosphate N-acetylneuraminic acid synthetase, with protein MKERCIVIPAVKKNAVIPDQLVKKLAGVTLVERAINTARSVLPGDDIMVLTDSQEIALICERAGVRHHWNKDLRFTSLDIVAEMRGLLAELAREYEHCLILRASCPLLTWVDVEDAWKRYSEAQADSLVTVKSMRQRIWNVQGEGLESLLDEDAGHDSEKMLVVESRALIILRLALLQAANGGMTGRGKIVPYFLNDRAIEIQGYQDWWICEHLLQRRHVVFVVAGWPAIGMGHVYRALMLAHEITNHKVSFVCTRESELAVESVARKDYKIVRQGNEDLADTVLRLRPDLVVNDILNTPSAYMARLTTAGVRCVNFEDEGPGADWARLVINALYEDRDSNERLRYGPDYFCLRDEFLGAARNPFRPELKTVLITFGGTDLNDCSRRVLDIIEPICRAYGICIRLVAGPGYAHKDAMEAHLARLDNPLVEFTWATNVMSRMMEGADLAICSAGRTVYELAHMRIPSMVLAHHEREARHTFARPRNGFAFVGIMDRVSDAKIRNVFLAMLKNPRRKRFWDRQNALNFTANKGRVVGLMQNILQEGVAQQTAEPVAQAQPQHA; from the coding sequence GTGAAAGAACGCTGCATCGTCATACCTGCCGTCAAAAAAAATGCCGTCATACCTGACCAGCTGGTAAAAAAGCTGGCCGGGGTCACGCTTGTGGAAAGGGCCATCAATACCGCGCGCAGCGTGCTGCCCGGCGACGACATCATGGTGCTGACCGACAGCCAGGAGATTGCGCTGATCTGCGAGCGGGCTGGGGTGCGGCATCACTGGAACAAGGACCTGCGCTTTACCAGTCTGGACATCGTGGCCGAGATGCGCGGGCTGCTGGCCGAGCTTGCGCGGGAGTACGAGCACTGCCTGATTTTGCGGGCCTCCTGTCCGCTGCTGACCTGGGTGGATGTGGAAGACGCCTGGAAGCGCTACAGCGAGGCGCAGGCCGACAGCCTGGTGACGGTCAAAAGCATGCGCCAGCGCATCTGGAACGTGCAGGGCGAAGGGCTGGAAAGCCTGCTGGATGAGGACGCCGGACACGACAGCGAAAAAATGCTGGTGGTGGAAAGCCGCGCTCTTATCATTCTGCGCCTTGCCCTGCTGCAGGCGGCCAACGGCGGCATGACCGGGCGCGGCAAGATAGTGCCGTATTTTCTCAACGACAGGGCCATCGAAATTCAGGGGTATCAGGACTGGTGGATATGCGAGCACCTGCTGCAGCGGCGGCATGTGGTCTTTGTGGTGGCCGGCTGGCCCGCCATCGGCATGGGGCACGTGTACCGCGCGCTGATGCTGGCCCACGAGATAACCAACCACAAGGTCAGCTTTGTCTGCACGCGCGAGAGCGAGCTGGCGGTGGAGAGCGTGGCCCGCAAGGACTACAAAATCGTGCGTCAGGGCAACGAGGATCTGGCCGACACCGTGCTGCGCCTGCGCCCCGACCTGGTGGTCAACGACATCCTGAACACCCCCTCGGCCTACATGGCGCGGCTGACCACCGCGGGCGTGCGCTGCGTCAATTTTGAGGACGAAGGCCCCGGCGCGGACTGGGCGCGGCTGGTCATCAACGCCCTGTATGAAGACAGGGACAGCAACGAGCGCTTGCGTTACGGGCCGGACTATTTTTGCCTGCGCGACGAATTTTTGGGCGCGGCCCGCAATCCCTTCAGGCCCGAGCTCAAAACCGTGCTCATCACGTTTGGCGGCACGGATCTCAACGACTGCTCGCGCCGGGTGCTGGACATTATCGAGCCCATATGCCGCGCCTACGGCATTTGCATCCGCCTGGTGGCCGGGCCGGGCTATGCCCACAAGGACGCCATGGAGGCGCATCTGGCGAGGCTTGACAACCCGCTGGTGGAATTTACCTGGGCCACCAACGTCATGAGCCGCATGATGGAGGGGGCTGACCTTGCCATCTGCTCCGCCGGGCGAACCGTGTACGAGCTGGCCCACATGCGCATTCCGTCAATGGTGCTGGCCCACCACGAGCGCGAAGCGCGGCACACCTTTGCCCGCCCCCGCAACGGCTTTGCCTTTGTGGGCATCATGGACAGGGTCAGCGACGCCAAGATCCGCAACGTTTTTTTGGCCATGCTCAAAAATCCGCGGCGCAAGCGCTTCTGGGACCGCCAGAACGCCCTCAATTTTACGGCCAACAAGGGCCGCGTGGTGGGCCTGATGCAAAACATCCTGCAGGAAGGCGTCGCCCAGCAGACGGCGGAACCTGTCGCCCAAGCTCAACCACAGCACGCATAA
- a CDS encoding iron-containing alcohol dehydrogenase family protein, whose amino-acid sequence MYRNAKNVGYYMIGSGSLSQLGDLLGARRAAVKGPAVFFLDHFFEGKDLIAKLPVESKDMVVYVDSTDEPTTDSIDGYSDKVKAYLNGVVPCAMVAFGGGCVLDTCKCVGNLLTNPGKAENYQGWELVKNPAPYKIAVPTLSGTGSETSRTGIICNEAKNIKLGMNSDFTMFEQVLLDPDLTASVPRNQYFYTGIDTYMHCFESITGSYRNVVVDSLAEKAIDLSKQVYHSSDMMSDENREKLMIASFMGGMAAGFVGVVHPLSAGLSMVLHMHHGIANCHAITVLEDIYPNEYKDFMSMIERQGIDLPKGICKGLTDAQFDALYEASIVHEKPLSNRLGPDFKKILTKENVIERFKRM is encoded by the coding sequence ATGTATCGCAACGCGAAAAATGTCGGTTATTATATGATCGGTTCGGGCAGCCTCAGCCAGCTTGGCGATTTGCTTGGCGCACGTCGCGCCGCAGTAAAGGGCCCCGCCGTATTTTTTCTGGATCATTTTTTTGAAGGCAAGGATCTGATTGCCAAACTGCCTGTGGAAAGCAAGGACATGGTTGTCTACGTAGACTCCACCGACGAGCCCACCACGGACAGCATCGACGGCTATTCCGACAAGGTCAAGGCCTACCTTAACGGCGTCGTTCCTTGCGCTATGGTGGCCTTTGGCGGCGGCTGCGTGCTTGATACCTGCAAGTGCGTGGGCAACCTCCTGACCAACCCCGGCAAGGCTGAAAACTATCAGGGCTGGGAACTGGTCAAAAACCCCGCTCCCTATAAAATCGCCGTTCCCACGCTCTCCGGCACCGGTTCGGAAACCTCGCGCACGGGCATCATCTGCAACGAGGCCAAGAACATCAAGCTGGGCATGAACAGCGACTTTACCATGTTCGAGCAGGTGCTGCTCGACCCGGACCTGACCGCCAGCGTGCCGCGCAACCAGTATTTTTACACGGGTATCGACACCTACATGCACTGCTTTGAGAGCATCACCGGCTCTTACCGCAACGTGGTGGTCGATTCGCTGGCCGAAAAAGCCATCGACCTCAGCAAGCAGGTCTACCATTCCAGCGACATGATGAGCGACGAAAACCGCGAAAAGCTCATGATCGCCTCGTTTATGGGCGGCATGGCCGCCGGTTTCGTGGGCGTGGTGCATCCCCTGTCGGCCGGGCTCAGCATGGTGCTGCACATGCACCACGGCATTGCCAACTGCCACGCCATCACCGTGCTTGAAGACATTTACCCCAACGAATACAAAGACTTTATGTCCATGATCGAACGCCAGGGCATCGACCTGCCCAAGGGCATCTGCAAGGGCCTCACAGACGCGCAGTTCGACGCCCTGTACGAGGCCAGCATTGTGCACGAAAAGCCGCTCTCCAACCGTCTTGGACCGGATTTTAAAAAGATCCTCACCAAGGAAAACGTTATCGAGCGCTTCAAGCGCATGTAG
- a CDS encoding phospholipase D-like domain-containing protein, producing the protein MQWRWPTADAQSLWGYMLLFFETLGILAVHIVSWVAVCHALLTKHDPRAALGWTVTALLLPLVGPMLYACFGISRAESRASRIMRRQQPLEPDYAHPPFSKVPPENVPDSIARMEHIGRVLTEQHLSSGNAVTPLCNGDQAYPAMLEAIEKARDHVFLCTYIFNAGKVATAFGEALAHAAERGVDVRLLVDGIGMLYSLRKPWKKLAAHGVQVAMFLPPRLFPPNFSINLRNHRKMLVCDSVAFTGGMNIADDNLAAGKAKYVQDVHFRCEGPIVDQLRRAFLLNWGFCTNNYPALPSTTTLPRGESRCRIIMDGPGSEADILNDVYCAIINAARRSVRIMTPYFLPSHGLVSALRSAGQRGVNVRIVLPAKNNLFYVHWAQYRLLPTLLEAGVRVWYQQPPFAHTKLLAVDGYYAQIGSANLDARSLRLNFELNMEVFDPDLHDQIANHIDRAIMTGKEITQTDLAALPLIYKLRNAACWIFSPYL; encoded by the coding sequence ATGCAATGGCGCTGGCCCACTGCTGACGCGCAATCACTGTGGGGATACATGCTGTTATTTTTTGAAACCCTGGGCATACTGGCTGTTCATATTGTCTCGTGGGTTGCGGTCTGCCACGCCCTGCTGACCAAACACGATCCCCGGGCGGCCCTCGGCTGGACAGTGACAGCGCTGTTGCTGCCGCTGGTGGGACCCATGTTGTATGCCTGCTTTGGCATCAGCCGCGCGGAGAGCCGGGCCAGCCGCATTATGCGCCGCCAGCAGCCCCTTGAGCCGGATTACGCCCACCCTCCGTTTTCCAAGGTTCCCCCGGAAAACGTGCCCGACAGCATTGCCCGCATGGAGCACATTGGCCGCGTGCTTACCGAGCAGCACCTCAGCAGCGGCAATGCCGTCACGCCCCTGTGCAACGGCGACCAGGCCTACCCGGCCATGCTTGAGGCCATAGAAAAGGCCAGAGACCACGTTTTTTTGTGCACCTACATATTCAACGCGGGCAAGGTGGCAACGGCCTTTGGCGAGGCGCTGGCCCACGCGGCTGAGCGCGGCGTGGACGTGCGCCTGCTGGTGGACGGCATAGGCATGCTGTATTCACTGCGCAAGCCATGGAAAAAACTTGCGGCCCATGGCGTGCAGGTGGCCATGTTTCTGCCCCCGCGCCTGTTTCCGCCCAATTTCAGCATCAACCTGCGCAACCACCGCAAAATGCTGGTGTGCGACAGCGTGGCCTTTACCGGCGGCATGAACATAGCCGACGACAACCTGGCTGCAGGCAAGGCCAAGTACGTGCAGGACGTGCACTTCAGGTGCGAGGGCCCCATTGTGGATCAGCTGCGGCGGGCCTTTTTGCTCAACTGGGGTTTTTGCACCAACAACTATCCGGCCCTGCCGTCAACCACCACGCTGCCCCGCGGCGAGAGCCGCTGCCGCATCATCATGGACGGCCCCGGCTCCGAGGCCGATATCCTCAACGACGTTTACTGCGCCATCATCAACGCGGCCCGGCGCTCTGTGCGCATCATGACGCCCTATTTTCTGCCTTCGCACGGTCTGGTCTCGGCCCTGCGATCGGCCGGTCAGCGCGGCGTAAACGTGCGCATTGTGCTGCCCGCCAAAAACAACCTGTTTTACGTCCACTGGGCGCAATACCGCCTGCTGCCAACCCTGCTCGAGGCGGGCGTTCGCGTATGGTACCAGCAGCCCCCCTTTGCCCACACCAAGCTGCTGGCCGTGGACGGTTACTACGCCCAGATAGGCTCGGCCAACCTTGACGCCCGCAGCCTGCGGTTGAACTTTGAGCTGAATATGGAAGTATTTGATCCCGATCTGCACGACCAGATCGCCAACCACATCGACAGGGCCATCATGACCGGCAAGGAGATCACCCAGACGGATCTTGCCGCCCTGCCCCTGATCTACAAGCTGCGCAACGCCGCCTGCTGGATTTTTTCACCCTATCTTTAG
- the folD gene encoding bifunctional methylenetetrahydrofolate dehydrogenase/methenyltetrahydrofolate cyclohydrolase FolD, with translation MILIDGKKTAADIRAELGAEVAAARARGQRAPGLAVILVGEDPASQVYVRNKERACAEACIVSFPHHLPASTSQQDLLKLIAQCNANPEVDGILLQLPLPKGLDAQECLLAIDPEKDVDGFHPVSVGRLSLGLPGYVSCTPAGVMELLRRYDLPTSGKKAVVVGRSNIVGKPLAMLLARSGRFGDATVTVCHSRTPDLAEQCRQADFLFLAMGRPRCITGDMVREGAVVIDVGINRTPEGLCGDADFASVSQKASAITPVPGGVGPMTIAMLLSNTVQSWRKHRA, from the coding sequence ATGATTTTGATTGACGGCAAAAAAACCGCCGCCGACATCCGCGCGGAACTTGGCGCGGAAGTGGCCGCCGCCCGCGCCAGGGGGCAGCGCGCTCCGGGCCTGGCAGTTATTCTTGTGGGTGAAGACCCCGCCTCGCAGGTATATGTGCGCAACAAGGAGCGCGCCTGCGCCGAGGCCTGCATCGTGTCCTTTCCCCACCATCTGCCCGCCTCCACGAGCCAGCAGGACCTGCTGAAACTCATTGCCCAATGCAACGCCAACCCCGAGGTGGACGGCATTTTGCTGCAGTTGCCGCTGCCCAAGGGGCTGGATGCGCAGGAATGCCTGCTGGCCATTGATCCTGAAAAAGACGTGGACGGCTTTCATCCCGTGAGTGTGGGGCGGCTTTCGCTCGGCCTGCCGGGCTATGTTTCCTGTACGCCAGCCGGGGTCATGGAGCTGTTGCGACGCTACGACCTGCCCACCAGCGGCAAAAAAGCCGTGGTTGTGGGCCGTTCAAACATTGTGGGCAAGCCGCTGGCCATGCTGCTGGCCCGCTCCGGGCGCTTTGGCGACGCCACGGTCACCGTATGCCATTCGCGCACGCCCGACCTTGCCGAGCAGTGCCGCCAGGCTGATTTTCTGTTTCTGGCCATGGGCCGGCCCCGCTGCATCACGGGCGACATGGTGCGCGAGGGCGCTGTGGTCATCGATGTGGGCATCAACCGCACGCCCGAGGGCCTGTGCGGCGATGCCGACTTTGCCAGCGTGAGCCAGAAGGCCAGCGCCATTACGCCGGTGCCCGGCGGGGTGGGGCCCATGACCATTGCCATGCTGCTGAGCAATACCGTGCAGAGCTGGCGCAAGCACAGGGCCTGA
- a CDS encoding type III pantothenate kinase has product MQPEILLFDIGNTSIKIGLGNERHVLTSYTLRTDTAQTADNFGLTLLTLLQHAGVVAAQLKACIVSSVAPGFDPLLREAVARYVGCPLQRVGKELPVPLENRYERPAEVGADRLVGAYAARRMYPEIPSLLVVDFGTAVTIDCVSGDAYMGGLIFPGPRTALTALSREAAKLPRVNLDVRADEPTPGRNTTTSIQHGLVFGFACMVEGLTQRLRRQMSGPVKVLGTGGFASSIARVSPVFDQVLPMLLLEGLRRLYYEERGAVEEERGAAD; this is encoded by the coding sequence ATGCAGCCCGAGATTCTGCTTTTCGACATAGGCAATACATCCATTAAAATTGGGTTGGGCAACGAGCGGCATGTGCTGACCTCGTACACTCTGCGCACCGACACCGCCCAGACGGCGGACAATTTTGGCCTTACGCTCCTTACGCTCTTGCAGCATGCGGGCGTTGTCGCCGCGCAGCTCAAGGCCTGCATTGTCTCGTCGGTTGCTCCGGGGTTTGACCCCCTGCTGCGAGAGGCTGTGGCCCGTTATGTGGGCTGTCCGCTGCAGCGCGTGGGCAAGGAGTTGCCCGTCCCGCTTGAAAACCGTTATGAACGGCCCGCCGAAGTGGGCGCAGACCGCCTGGTGGGCGCGTACGCGGCACGCCGTATGTATCCCGAAATACCCTCCCTGCTCGTGGTTGATTTTGGCACGGCTGTGACCATCGACTGCGTCAGCGGCGACGCCTACATGGGCGGCCTGATTTTTCCCGGGCCGCGTACGGCCCTGACCGCCCTCTCGCGCGAGGCCGCCAAGCTGCCCAGGGTAAACCTGGACGTGCGCGCCGACGAGCCCACGCCGGGGCGCAACACCACCACCAGCATCCAGCACGGCCTGGTTTTTGGCTTTGCCTGCATGGTCGAGGGGCTGACCCAGCGGCTCAGGCGGCAGATGTCCGGCCCGGTCAAGGTGCTTGGCACCGGGGGCTTTGCCTCCTCCATTGCAAGGGTAAGCCCTGTGTTTGATCAGGTACTGCCCATGCTGCTGCTTGAGGGCCTGCGCCGCTTGTACTATGAAGAGCGCGGCGCGGTTGAAGAAGAACGCGGCGCGGCTGATTAA